From the Hylaeus volcanicus isolate JK05 chromosome 4, UHH_iyHylVolc1.0_haploid, whole genome shotgun sequence genome, one window contains:
- the LOC128875970 gene encoding uncharacterized protein C15orf61 homolog, whose amino-acid sequence MILKALLAERISVVRSNGTWARIVRKKNKPPASEVLTSYLLQTNEPPWTSYFVKYADVVDDQRGMSHFNWPVGSSNYHVLRTGCFPYMKYHCTKRPRQDLTSEDKFFKAIKLLNLGIPTLMYGLAATLLIRHREVVKTARGDVTIYFLLPEDKGSMY is encoded by the exons ATGATTCTGAAAGCATTGCTCGCTGAACGCATAAGTGTCGTTCGTTCAAATGGTACCTGGGCGAGGATTGTTCGGAAGAAGAACAAGCCGCCAGCATCGGAG GTCTTAACGAGCTATCTGCTGCAAACGAACGAGCCACCGTGGACGTCGTACTTCGTGAAGTATGCCGACGTTGTCGACGATCAAAGGGGGATGTCCCACTTCAATTGGCCGGTAGGCAGCAGCAATTACCACGTACTTAGAACCGGCTGCTTTCCATACATGAAGTATCACTGCACGAAAAGGCCGCGACAGGACCTCACGAGCGAGGACAAATTCTTCAAGGCGATCAAGCTACTGAACCTTG GTATACCAACGTTGATGTACGGACTGGCAGCGACGCTGCTGATCAGACACCGGGAGGTAGTGAAAACCGCCCGAGGGGACGTGACGATCTACTTCTTGCTACCCGAGGACAAGGGTTCCATGTACTGA